GAGCCGCGGGCTTAGACTATCAATTAGAAGAATTACAAAATCTCATCGGAGATACAAGACCGTTTCGCAATCAAGGTTACGTCGCCCTCATTTCCCCAAAAGGAATCTACGCCGTAAACGGTTTGGATAAAAGTTTAGTAGGAAAGCCGATCCCAAAAAAGGAAGAACTCGATTCTTACCTTATGAAAAGTCAGGAAGGAAAAAAATTCACTCTTAACTCAGACGGTCACAGTCATTACCTCTTTCCGTTTCACATAGGAAAAGAAAAACGATTCTGGGTAATGCAGGTCAGCATTCCGAATTCCATCTATCGCGACGATATCGTAGGAATTTTGATTCGAGGTTTTCTTTCCACTCTTGTGATTTTGATCATCGTCCTAATAAGTCTGAATTTAATATTCCAAAAATTGATTACTTCCGGACTTCTCAAAGCCATCGGCTTCTCCGAAGAAATTGCGAAAGGAAATCTCGTCGCGGAAAAAGAACACGACGGAGAAGATGAAATCGGAACCCTTCTCACTTCCATGAATCAGATGCGCGAAAATCTCCTCGGTGTAGTTCGTGAGATCGGCGCCTCCGCCTCTAAACTCAAAATCACATCCCAAAAGATGGCGGATTCTTCGAGAAATTTTTCTGACGTCGCTCAGACACAAGCATCGGCGGCGGAAGAATCTTCAGCGGCCGTCGAAGAATTGGCCGCGTCCGCGCAAAACGTAGGTAAGTCGATGGAACAAGCTGTTTCCAGTATGAAGGAAATCGACGGAAACGTAGATCGACTCAAGGAACAAATTACGAACATCAACAATGAGATGCAGGATCTGGTTCGCTTAGCCGCAGAATCAAAAGAACAAGGAATCACCGGGGAAAGTGCGATGGCCGCATCCACAAACGCCATGGGAGCGATCGGTGATAGCGCTTCTCGAATCACGGAAATTCTTTCCATCATCACCGAGATCTCGGAAAAAACGAATCTTCTCGCTTTGAACGCCGCGATCGAAGCCGCAAGAGCGGGAGAAGCCGGAAAAGGGTTCGCAGTCGTCGCGGAAGAGATTGGAAAACTCGCTTCGCAAACATCCTCGAGCGTTCAAGAAATCGGAGCACTGGTTGATTCAACGAACACAGCCGTATTAAACGGAAATTCAAAGGTTTCGGAAGCTTCCGC
The window above is part of the Leptospira stimsonii genome. Proteins encoded here:
- a CDS encoding methyl-accepting chemotaxis protein; this encodes MSIRFRISLYLSVVLFIGFMVLAGINSFTAYQNLKTEVIHSSNVTAERWTFEVKDHLDTTMALIRGFRFPLMYATPTRNQVIVALKEILKRNENYYGAWVVYEPNSFDGKDSQFKNTEGHDTTGRFIPYLHRGKTKEEIVLEATKNYDNLGPDGDWYQIPKKSNSPLVTDPYYYEVEGKIRVLMISLVVPISTEGNYYGAAGLDYQLEELQNLIGDTRPFRNQGYVALISPKGIYAVNGLDKSLVGKPIPKKEELDSYLMKSQEGKKFTLNSDGHSHYLFPFHIGKEKRFWVMQVSIPNSIYRDDIVGILIRGFLSTLVILIIVLISLNLIFQKLITSGLLKAIGFSEEIAKGNLVAEKEHDGEDEIGTLLTSMNQMRENLLGVVREIGASASKLKITSQKMADSSRNFSDVAQTQASAAEESSAAVEELAASAQNVGKSMEQAVSSMKEIDGNVDRLKEQITNINNEMQDLVRLAAESKEQGITGESAMAASTNAMGAIGDSASRITEILSIITEISEKTNLLALNAAIEAARAGEAGKGFAVVAEEIGKLASQTSSSVQEIGALVDSTNTAVLNGNSKVSEASAILRKLREQVEEFDRYAKNVLSSVKNQEENTREISQSANELMTFSLQIEEAVLEQKRATDEITKTIVSISDGTQEIAAGADDLTSFSGEMHGQAEQLGQLIGKFKTD